One stretch of Falco naumanni isolate bFalNau1 chromosome 7, bFalNau1.pat, whole genome shotgun sequence DNA includes these proteins:
- the FAM161B gene encoding protein FAM161B: MGGRQSPLEPGLPCQGKFWDALGVSEEDEELEGFRREVAVLRDKLREALSCTSGNKRQSSSLIDLTSDSTWDQQKPHLFPKSRLRPKSASSPWIPSITIPQPFKMTLREARKKSQLMKSYMFLELDKQRDKMQSQDEAECQKQFRAQPVPAHVFLPLYQEIMEQNEIRRQTATQKRKELLLSTQRPFSFLEKEEKKKEAIRQKFLAAATSNESSKQKQASKKVPKSTYGPLLGDKLKEAELYREIRIQMRAKDLLESSIAPIDTSTCQREPQSRTATKTKQERLGFLQDKSFSFKPRINPTIPDFEGLYWAFQREAVRRQEIKEATRNKPFKLRTSNLRGRQRQANEKLKDSQQLSKVSVQKIHSLSGLSSLSSNTLPVHITDATRKRESAIRYSQDNKKEGDKEGIYWLEKQKKKCQAIRKSVNSRAKALDPHKSLEETHKEKLKQNRQTMRDRTKEYRKELEEMQLRVKNKPYLFEQVTKHDARQGAERRYRHTLQQVGLSEEFVTKKGKDATDLLEEESDVLRAPKPRDGKDDCTVQEGEPHEEQSRKEMAT, encoded by the exons ATGGGAGGCCGCCAGTCTCCGTTAGAACCGGGCTTACCGTGCCAGGGAAAATTCTGGGATGCCCTCGGGGTATCGGAAGAGGATGAGGAGCTGGAGGGTTTCAGGCGGGAGGTGGCAGTCCTGCGTGACAAGCTGCGGGAGGCTCTCAG TTGTACATCTGGAAACAAAAGGCAGTCTAGTTCTTTGATTGACCTCACCTCGGACAGTACCTGGGATCAGCAAAAGCCTCACTTGTTTCCTAAATCCCGCTTAAGGCCAAAAAGCGCTTCATCTCCCTGGATTCCTTCCATCACCATCCCTCAGCCTTTCAAAATGACGCTGCGGGAAGCTCGCAAAAAGTCCCAGCTGATGAAGTCATACATGTTTCTTGAACTAGACAAACAGAGAGACAAAATGCAAAGCCAGGATGAAGCTGAATGTCAGAAACAATTCCGGGCACAGCCTGTACCTGCCCATGTGTTTCTGCCCCTTTATCAGGAAATAATGGAGCAGAATGAGATTCGCAGGCAAACggcaacacagaaaagaaaggagctGCTACTTTCTACCCAGAGGCCCTTCAGTTtcctggagaaggaggagaaaaagaaagaagctatCAGACAAAAGTTCTTGGCGGCAGCAACCTCAAATGAGAGTTCCAAACAGAAGCAAGCCAGTAAAAAAGTTCCTAAATCTACCTACGGCCCACTTCTTGGAGATAAACTCAAAG AAGCTGAACTCTACAGAGAAATCCGCATTCAAATGAGAGCGAAGGATTTGCTTGAGAGCTCCATAGCTCCTATAGATACTAGCACCTGTCAGAGGGAGCCTCAATCCCGAACTGCCACTAAAACTAAGCAGGAAAGGCTTGGCTTCTTGCAGGACAAAAGTTTCAGCTTCAAGCCAAGGATTAATCCAACAATACCGGATTTTGAAGGACTTTACTGGGCATTTCAGAGGGAAGCAGTAAGGAGACAAGAAATCAAAGAGGCAACTCGTAATAAGCCATTCAAGCTAAGAACCTCCAATCTCCgtggcaggcagaggcaggctaATGAAAAACTAAAG gattctCAGCAACTTTCCAAGGTTTCAGTGCAAAAAATTCATTCTCTTTCCGGACTTTCCTCTCTGTCTTCCAACACCCTTCCAGTGCATATCACAGATGCAACTAGAAAAAGGGAATCTGCTATTAG aTACTCCCAAGATAACAAAAAGGAAGGGGACAAGGAAGGAATTTATTggctggagaaacagaaaaagaaatgtcaagCTATCCGAAAGTCAGTGAACAGCCGAGCAAAAGCCCTAGATCCGCATAAAAGTCTGGAGGAAACACACAAGGAGAAGTTGAAACAGAACCG gCAAACTATGAGAGACAGAACAAAGGAATACAGAAAGGAGCTGGAAGAAATGCAGCTGCGAGTCAAGAACAAACCATACCTCTTTGAGCAGGTCACCAAG CATGATGCTCGTCAAGGAGCAGAGCGTCGCTACAGACACACCCTCCAGCAGGTTGGGCTAAGTGAAGAATTTGTGAcgaagaaagggaaagatgcCACTGACTTGCTGGAAGAAGAATCTGATGTTCTCAG AGCGCCCAAGCCTCGGGATGGAAAGGACGACTGTACTGTACAGGAAGGAGAACCTCACGAggaacagagcagaaaggaaatggCAACATAA